In Sylvia atricapilla isolate bSylAtr1 unplaced genomic scaffold, bSylAtr1.pri scaffold_96_arrow_ctg1, whole genome shotgun sequence, the sequence CTGAAATCTTATCTGACAAATTATCAGCCTGGACAAATTTAGATTATATCAGCTTCCAACAGCAGCAAACTCGGCCTTatgccttaaaaaaaccaaaaaaacccctaagcTAATCAGGCAAGtctgtctgttttcctttctattgCTAGGGTTGTGCTACTAAGGAAGGGTGTCAAGTcctttaaactgcttttatctCCCACTGGCATGTAATCAATTCCCAGTACTTGTCCTAAAAGCCACTTGCTTTTGGCAGAGGTGCCCAAACCTGGCTGCGATGAGGGGAGGAGAGCCAGGTCCTGCCGGGGCTGCCCCCTAGGACTGGGTGTGTGGACAGGAGTGGCGTGTCagggtgtgtttgtgtgtgtttgtgtgctctGCGCCTCAAGACCGGTCCCGAGGATCCGTTTGGCTCTGCCCCCCCCAAATTAGCTGTGGGACCCCCGGGCACCTGCCAATCACAGGACATCCTGATCCCACAAAGTCCCCCACCCCGACAGGGGATACTAACCTGGTGATAATGTAAGGACCAAAACAGATGACGAACGACCctataaaaatacttattttcttggtagccctctgcctcctccttttCTGCTCGTTCAGACAGCGCTGCTTCACACTACGGAGGGAAAAGAGCAGTGAGGGTGTTAAGGCAAGAAGGGAGGAGGTGAGATGTGAGCCCAAGGCAGAGGGATAGAACCTTCTCCACTCCCCAAAGCCCCTGCGCCCGGGAACGTGGAGAGGAAGGCAGCGCCCgggggagaggaaggcagcCCCTGGGGGAGAGGAAGGCAATCCCCTCGGGAAGAGGAGGGCAGCCCGGAGAGAAGGAGGAtagccccggccccgccgagccTCGGGACGATCGCACACAACAAAGCAGTGAGTCCCGCTTGAAGGGAGCTCGGGCAAGTGGGATAACCTGGAGAGCTCGATTAGCATTTAAACAGAGAAGGCTACAAATGCACAAGCCACCGTTCCTGGCACTGTAAGCAGCGTCTGAAACTAGAGGCAGGAGCGCTCGCCATGCGGCCGGGGCGGGCAGGAAAGGGTGCTGGAGAGGCGGGGTATCTTTTCCGCCGGGGGTAACTACCGCGAGTGACCGGGGCTGTGAATCCGAACGCGCAGCCATTACCTGGGGTGGATATCCACCAGCAAAACCAGAGTCTGCATGGTAATAATGTCTATCCGCTTGCAGTGGAACCGGGCAACTTTCAACACCTTCAAATAGGTGAAACACAAGATCACCAGAGACAGCATGAAACTGGTGGAGTGAAAGACGATGGTGAACACTGTAAACCTTCTCCGCTCCGTCTCTTCTTCAGGTGTAAGGTGCAAGAGGCATAAACGCTGTTGTAATCTACCCATGAGTAAAACAAGGATACCAAGGGGAACGTGAGGGAGTGGAGCCACGAGTAGCCCATCAGTATCACAGCGTCCTTATACCGCATCTTGCTGGTGTAGCTCAGGGGGAACACCACGGCAATCCATTTGTCGATGCTGAGCGCTGCCATGCTCAGCATGGTGTTGGAAATCAGGAAAGCTTCCAGGAAACCCACCGCCTTGCAGACGCAGCCCCCGAGAGGTTGCTGGCTCCTCAGGATGCCCAGCAGGGCAAAAGGCATGTTCAGAACGGTGAGAAGCAGGTTGCAGAAGGATAAGTTCACCAGGAAAACCCCGGCGACCTGCTTGCGGATCTCCGTACTGTAGACGAAGCATAGCGGCACCAGGAGGttggagagcagagaaacaacCAGCACCAGCACGAGGAGCAGCGCCAGCAGCACGCCTGCCAAGTCCATCTCTCAGCGGGTTGCCCGGAGCGGGcgagggcaggaggaagggggcACCCGCGCCGGCCCCGCAGCCTCGCCTGCCGCCCTGCGCacggggccgggggcagcgccgggggcagcggggcgcGCAGAGAAGGGCAGGGCGGGGAGCGGAGTCGACGGCGCTGAGAGAGGGGAGAGTGGACCGGGACTGGGCGGCTGGCCGGGGCAGAGGGGGGAGGacggggacagcggggcagGGCGTCTCTGACAGCAGTCAGCCAGCGGAGGAGGGGGGCCCGGGAAGAGCGTGGCCGGAGCCGAGGGTAGGGGCTCCGGGGCACCCAGCGACCGGATCGGGAGATGGGGTGGAGATGGAGGTAGCCGAGGATGGGCTGGAGATCGGCGGCCCGAGGCGCCCGGAGAGCGGAGCGCGGCCCCCGCAGCGCCCGAGCCCGCGCCCCCTCCGTGCCCCGCCGCGGCTGCGCTCCGCCGGGCGCACGGCCTCCGCAGGCTCTGAGCATCTTCCCCCGCTGCCCAGCCCCTCAAATACTCCAGCCGCCGAGCCTCCCGCAGCGACAAATGCGCAGACGAGCGGTTGCGAGGCACAGGCTCAGCCAGGGATCGCGGCGTCGGTCTGATCCACTCCCGGATGGCAGGcgaaagcagcagcaagcccAACTTTCCGCTGGCGTGCAGCTCAGGAAGGATCAGACCCCGAGATGAGTTGCTGGTAGTTTGATCCCTGCGCTATGCTCAGGCACACCCTGAGCGCACCAGCTCTATCTGAAGCTACTGAAACCTGTTCAAAATCTGGTGTCTGTGCCCTTTGGCAGGCTTCCCCCCCCGTCCATCTGAGGGCTTGCTTGCCCTTTTCCCCCTACAATGCTTGCTGTGATTGCCCTCTGGGTACTCAGACCAGCATCCTGCTGGCCAGCACTGAAGGATATTTCTTGGTTAGAGACTCCACTCTGAGTGCTTGGAACTCAGCAGCTGGTCAAACAAGTAGCCACATtagggtgctgctggcacactCTGTGGAAAGCTGAAGTCTCTCTCTCTACCGTTTTCCAGTTACACTGATAACGTGATAGTGTTCTGGTCAGAAAGGTTTCTTCTGTTATCACATTCTGGCAAAAGCTGAAAAGGCAGAcatgaaagagaacagaaattccCCATCTGCAGTTGTCAGAAATGTGGATCACATGGCTAATTCCCAAATATTCTGTTCATCTTTGtcttagattaaaaaaaaaaaaaaaagagagagagagagaagagagaaagttTTCGTGCATCAAAATACTGGTGTAGAAAAAAGCTGCCATGCCTAATCACTCTCACATTTTACAGTTGATCGCCAGAACTGACAcgaagaaaaaggagaagaaaaggtatCTTTGCTACTATccaaaattaatattaatatccTAAGGAAATGCTGTATTGTATACATTGTCCCTACAGTGGAACCTTGTCACGCAAGTGTGACCACTGTGTGAATAACTGTACATAAAACTGCTTGAaagtgttggagtccaggacatccccttggatggcctgggacccgaggaaaggagtttgagccctggacaggggggtgtggagccggtccagggggctcagagaccttggcacagagcccaggaaaacaccggggttcattttaatccatgggaaaagcttccaacactgcaaaaggaattacaaaccaccaggatgtgaaaacagtagtttagcacagtagacgATACAGAActcagtagttttagagtttatagaatagaggtaaatggggacaagatggtggaatttgggtggtacctcatgtacttctccttcttcctcgtcctccatcttttggggtggtgatggcacaaagtagttagagtggattggagcaaagtagaaatgtcacttttagtgtgggcactgggcattggcacaaaatagtaaattaCCAatacgtagttatctgtataaatgttaggggacatcccctgaggcgggcagtcgcctcgtgtcccagctgctgtccggacctcggctggggagcagagaaaattctgagatatcgaataataaacaacatgagaaatctgaaagcagaccttgaggactctgcttttttacacggatgcgactcggggcttttagagggccaaggactttaaagcacctaaagctcgggtgaggaacCCACCCCGACATCTGGCGTCCCTGGGTGGGCACCGAGGGGGCACCTCACCGAGAATTGGCTTCACTGGGTGCTTTCCAGTGAACGCACAAAGCCCTCTAAAGCCAGGAAGAAATCCAGAGAAGACAGGGGAAGatttgtggccacagcagctgacttCAACTTCGCCTCGGACAGACGAACTCCAAGGGCCCTGGACTCATCACCCTGAGATCTGCTGGTCAGTGATCAGGACACCTCCGGGACGGATTTGAGAACATCTGCaccctgttcttcagttttgaTGAGACCAGTCGAATCCAGAACACATGGGGCTGGGAGTCTCCCAGGAACAACTTAGGATCCTATCTGCTTTACAAGTAGTTAtgtctgcacatcctgcaggccttcctgaaaaggagcttcaagctctgcttttgtgggtTCGGTGTAACTTTCCACATTGTGAAACCCACGTCCTATTTGAGCCGGCATTTTGGCAAGAGGCAAATAGGGAACTGTACCACAGGGCAACTAAAAGGGATAAAACAGCTGCGAGGCTATTGCCCGCAGGGAGAATCATGCTAGAGGCAATTTCACGTAATAAAAAGGCAGTTCCTCCTTCTTTACAGCAGCGGAGGGCTGCGCAGGAGGAACAGAGCgatgtttcttctgttgaacagcagccagctgcttctcagcagcaggcagatccCATATCTCCTAGTGAGAATGTGGGAGGAGGGGATAGCCAGCCGCTTCCCCAGGTTATAGTAGCaggagagagccagcagcttccTCCAGGATGAGGCACATAAATCACAAGAGCTTATCTCGGAGCCTCAAATTCCGAAACCTGATTCCCCGATGCCAgtcccaggaaagaaaaaaattgtacttcatCCTAGCGATCAGGATAGAGACATGCTTTCTTTGGAAGCATGTCCCCTGGACATGGGACAGTTGCCCCAGGGGGGGGGAACGGGAAGATTTAGATCGGATTCCATCTAGAAGTCCGTTTACCCCTCCCCAGACACCGCGCGAAATCGCTTCGccatcccttcctccacccgagcaaggacagacacaacaggggggagggggagtgagccaaaccccagagcagcagggaaaacaaccccaaatcgcGCCGGCGGCGGGAGATAACACCGCGGCGCAAGGACGCCAAGGCGATGCGAGTCAATTGCGCCGGGAACAATCACACGGCGCGGACGCGGAACGTGACGgggggcagcagaaaaacacaccatGTCAGGGGGGCGCGGATCGCGGGGAAAAACAACTCGCGGGCGACCGTCGGGATTTCGCGGACCGCGAGACCGGGacaaagggggaggaaaagcccgTGCCGGTAGCTCGGCGTAGGGTGATGATGGAGGCTACGGGAAGCGAAATGGACAAAACTGTGTCCACATCGCAAGGTGCgggcagagagccaggaggggCGGCGCAGGCGCAGGCGCAGAGCCGTGCACTGCAAACCCCAGAGGCGCTCGCGGCTCACGTTGGCGCAGGCGCAGTGGGGTGGGATGTATCCCAAGCCGCAGTCTCGCTGCGGGCGGGGTAAACCCCGATGGCGAGCGGgacggggcggccccggggccgggtCGAGAGGGAACGCCTCCCAGGGCGGTGCCGGGACGATGCCAGCGGGATCGGAGCAGGCGGGGGCGGTGCAAGTGTTGATGGGGTGGGGCCAGGGCGGAGAATTTCTCCAAGGGGCCGCCTCCTCACAGCAGACGCCACAAACCATAACCCCGCCCACGAGCGGCGCCTCAATACCAACACGGCAGCCACTCAGTGATTCAATATCAGCTAGCTCGTTCAGGCACATGGGTGCACATccaaacatcactgcagtgtttcccaGAGATCCAGAAACGGAGAGTTTGTTAGAAGCACAGAGTcttttgtcagaaataattGAAGAGATCCCAGGACAAAATATCGGTCGATCGACAGGGTCCGGTTGTCGCGATGCCAGCGCCCCCTAGTGGCGGGACTGCACAATTACAGCGGCCACAGCGACTGCCACACCCAGCCACGGGAGCAACAGCGCCACCGAGTGCCGGAACACCCACAGTGCATCATTTTCTCCCAGTCACatataaaaaacagatttattctccAAAGCAACAATTCCAACAAGAACAAATGAAGCCGTTGTTAACTTCAGAGGATCATGCAGCAACTCAACTGCAACAACAAGCATTTGCCACAGATGACAACATGATTCATATTACTGCTTCACAAGGCATTCCTTTCAGGTCAACAACTGCATGTCCTTCATCTCAAgcttcttcaattttattatctcaagattatcatgaaacaaatttttcctcaatttaaagaaacagctttggaattTAACCCAGATTCAAACATTCAATTCCCTCAAGTGCTCCTTCCACCAAAAGGCAATCAAGCTCCTCTTCAGTTAACTCCACAGACGCTTTCTTCAGTTACCTTCCAGCTATCTGATGGCTCAACCTTTTGTCTTGGTAATGCTGCACAAGGATTGCGTGCTGCACAACAATCTCAGCTTTTTACCCCTCAActagaagggagagaaatgttaaaaagagaaatatccctCAAGGATGAAAGGATCACATCTCAAGAAGATGGGAACAAACAACTAATAAAGGCAGACTCCGGAATAGGAGGAGCAGTGTCACAATTGAAATCAcaacaattaattcctttttctgaaaattcacagCTGTCTGATGCACAGATATCCAGTGCAACAGACTGgactgagacaaagaaagaagtattaaaagaaCTTAGTTCAGCAGGCAGAAGAAGTTTAATATTGCCAGTGGCATACGATGCACAAGGGCAGAATGCAAGATGGGAGAGATTGGATCATGATATGGTCAAAGACTTGATAAAAGCCATCCGTGATAATGGATTGGGATCCCCATActtcaagcagcttttgaaggcaACATTTAATACGTATGACTTAACACCTTTTGATCTCAGATCCATTGCTTCGATGATTTTTACAGATTCGCAAATCCTTatctgggaagcaaaatggagaaaagctctTGAAGACCTCAGGAGAAGATATCAAAGAGGACCAAATGCAGGTAtcactgtggcagaaatggcAGGTGATCCACCAAATGATGAGCCACGTCGTCAAGCAAGAGATTTACCATGAGAAGTGTTAACAGatataaaagaagcagcaaaaaaagcaaTCCTGCAAATTTCACCAGCAGGAGTTCCAGaaagtatttatacagaaataaagcaaagcacatcAGAATCTTTCTCCTCATTCACTGATCGTCTCACACAAGCCATAGACAGGCAAGTCAATGATGAGGGAGCGAAGCCACATCTGCTTCGAAgtcttgcatttgcaaatgccaaCACAGAGTGCAAACGTATCATCAGTGCGAtgccaggtcagccttccaTAGCAGAAATGTTAGAAGCATGCAGCAAAGTAGGAACACCACAGCATGTGGCATCCATTCAAATTAGTAACTTGGGGCAAGGGTTATGcttgtgtctccacaggagcCGGACCGAGATGGGTGACGGCGAAGAACGTGAAGCCCTACCGAGTCCAAGTGCAAGCAGACGCGGACCCCAAGATTGGAAACAGGAACGCAGGCACGCAGACGTGAGCGGATGTCGAGACAGCGGATGTCCCCTTGTTCTACGTGCAAAAGAGactttgggatttgggttttctttgggacTTGGGTGGTGGTGCATTTCAGTGGTTCCCAAGGGAAAGAGGCCTTTGGTGACACACGTGTGCCTCATTCTCTCAATGATTGCTTTGAGCAATGCGGCAGTTTGGCCCATGgctcagccaaaggaaaatgtttgggaAACTCTGGCCAATGCATCAGGGTTGGACACCATTTGTTTAACTCACTCAAGACcaggaaaacctttttcaaCATGTTTACTGGGATTGCCAGTCAACAAATGGCCGACTCCAGAAAACATCCCTCCAGCGATCTTAAAGGTCATTTCAAATCCAGTGGACAAATGGGATGTTTGGACAAGTTTCCTTCCGGTGGCTCCTTTTGAACCACAGGAACTGGAAATTCTTGGATCAGTCAGAATGAAGTTTTGTGTAAAGTTTAATTATCCTGGAGTGGCgggaaataaaacaatagaCGTCACTCCCAATCATGTAATTTATAGAAATGCATCATCTTGGTGTAACTACACTAAGATGGTGAGCAGACCATCCAACCATGTTCCAGTGCAATTGCCAAGAGGaatcttttttatctgtggGGACAGAGTTTGGCCCGCAGTCCCTGCAAATGTCAAAGGCGGTCCATGCAGCATTGGAAGACTCTCATTGTTAACACCTAACATAACATTGTTGAGAGAGCAAgaacataaagagaaaagatcCATCCAACAATACGATCCAAAATGTGATGACAATGTTCACACCTGGACCAAGGCGCAGAGGATTGCAGTTGCAATTTTTTCACCGCAGGCAGCATCAGGAGAAGCCTTGACAGAATTGGACCACATGGCTTGCTGGCTGAGCAAACATGCCCGAGCCGTTTCTCTTACACTGAGTGATATGTTAATGGACATTGACAGTGTAAGACGAGCAACTGCCCAAAACAGGGCAGCAATGGATTATCTTTTGCTGTCACATGGACATGGGTGTGAAGAATTTGAAGGAATGTGTTTGCATGAACTTGTCAGATCATTCCAGATCAATTCATGAAAACCTCAAGCAATTGCGAGAAAGTGTAAACAAACTTGGAGAGGTAACTGGGTCATGGCTGGAtggcattttcaatttttttgaccTTTCACCACTGTGGAAGGAAATTCTAAAAACAGGTTTATGCATCCTGTTggggtttgtaattcttctcatgGTCATACCATGTCTGTTTCAGTGCATGCGGCGGCTCATGGACAAAGCTGCCAAAGAGGTCTTTTTGGTTCAAACAGGAGGGGgagatgttggagtccaggacatccccttggatggcctgggacctgaggaaaggagtttgagccctggacaggggggtgtggagatggtcgagggggctcggagaccttggcacagagcccagggagacaccgggtttgattttgatccatgggaaaagctttcaacattgcagaagtcattacaaacttccaggatgtgaaaattgtagtttagcacagtagatgatatagaatttaatagttttagaatttttagaatagaagtaaatggggacaagatggtggaatttgggtggtaccttatgtacttctccttcttcctcgttctccattttttggggcggtgatggcacaaagtagttagagtggattggaccaaagtagaatgtcacttctggtgtgggcactgaGCATTtgcacaaaatagtaaataactagtacgtagttatctgtataaatgttaggggacatcccatctgtggggcagtcgcctcgtgtcccagctgctgtccagacctcggctgggagcagagaaaattttgagataccaaataataaacaacatgagaaacctgaaaacaaaccttgaggactctgcttttttacacggacgtgactcggggctttttagagggccaaggactttaaaccacctaaagctcgggcGAGgaaacaccccccccccctcccccccccccccccccccccccccccgacaCATCCAGAGGGCTCCTGCCCTCAGGGAAAAGGGCTCCTCTGCTGTGGTGACACCTGGGTCTTGCCCCAGGGTGTTGTCCTAAAGAGTTCCTGGCCCTGGGGGTGCCACATCCTTGGGGATTCCTGCCCCAGAGGTCCCGGGGACCTCTGTCCTGGGGGGGCCCTGAGCATTCCCACTGTCCTCAGTGGGGTTCTCTAAAATCTGGGATACCTAAACTTAAAGAGGCTCCTGATAACACATTGCCCTTATGAT encodes:
- the LOC136375153 gene encoding LOW QUALITY PROTEIN: G-protein coupled receptor 26-like (The sequence of the model RefSeq protein was modified relative to this genomic sequence to represent the inferred CDS: inserted 1 base in 1 codon) translates to MDLAGVLLALLLVLVLVVSLLSNLLVPLCFVYSTEIRKQVAGVFLVNLSFCNLLLTVLNMPFALLGILRSQQPLGGCVCKAVGFLEAFLISNTMLSMAALSIDKWIAVVFPLSYTSKMRYKDAVILMGYSWLHSLTFPLVSLFYSWVDYNSVYASCTLHLKKXTERRRFTVFTIVFHSTSFMLSLVILCFTYLKVLKVARFHCKRIDIITMQTLVLLVDIHPSVKQRCLNEQKRRRQRATKKISIFIGSFVICFGPYIITRLVSPVGAPRLPGQPPALCPLQSPAPAAAARASGLCGQGRPGPGAARADRGAEPAPTLPCRRSLQLTDDRSRAAETLRQALPYLESPQEPLREVALRFIGEPRARAPSPARRSSAPAPTPAAAPAAAAAGPGAVEPRLASGPPPPSGSRALGRQRSARVLLRGQKEALQVLDEPSLAEELVCRTQ